The DNA sequence TTGGTTTGGTGCTGGCGATGCTCCTTGATCAGAAGCTCAAGGGCCGGAATTTCGTTCGGTCCATGGTGTTCGCGCCGTTCGTGATTTCTGGTGCAGCCATCGGCGTTGCGTTTCAGTTCGTCTTCGATCCCAATTTTGGTCTGGTTCAGGATCTCCTGGGGAGAGTCGGGGTTGATAGCCCGCAGTTCTACCAGAATCCGACGTGGGCACTGTTCATGGTGACCTTCACTTTCGTGTGGAAGAACCTCGGTTATTCCTTCGTCATCTATCTGGCTGCATTGCAGGGGCTGAATAGGGATCTTGCTGAGGCTGCCGCTGTTGATGGTGCCAGTGCCTGGACCAGGTTCTGGCGGGTGACCCTGCCGCAGTTGCGTCCGACCACGTTCTTCCTGTCCATCACGGTGATGTTGAGTTCCGTCCAGGTTTTCGACATCATCCACACGATGACCAGGGGAGGCCCACTCGGTAACGGCACAACCACACTGGTGTACCAGGTCTACACCGAGACCTTCACCAATTACCGGGCGGGATACGGCGCGACCATCGCTACCATTCTCTTCCTGCTTCTGCTGATTATCACGGTCATCCAGGTTCGTTATATGGATAAGGGGGCCAGGAAATAATGGTTGATTCCGATCGCAGCCCACTGATCAAGCTCATGGGTTATGTGGGCATGATCATCGCGGTGCTGTTCATTGGCCTGCCGTTGGTGTTCATTGTGTTGACCAGTTTCAAACAGCAGTCTGAGATCTACACCCAGCCGGTGACCTGGTTGCCGGGTCAGTTCAATTTCGACAACTACACCAATGTTTTCCAGCGGGTGCCCTTCTTAGATTATTTCCGTAACTCGGTTTTGATCACCATCATTTTGTGTGCGATCAAGATCGTGCTGGGCATTATCTCCGCCTATGCGTTGGCCATTCTGCGGTTCCCGGGCCGCAATCTGGTGTTTTTGTTGGTGATCTCCGCGCTCATGGTTCCTTCAGAGGTGACGGTGATTTCCAACTATGCGCTGGTCAGCCAGCTCGGGTGGCGTGACACCTACCAGGGCATCATCGTGCCCCTGGCGGGTATCGCGTTCGGCACCTTCCTCATGCGTAACCACTTCATGTCCATTCCGCATGAGTTGATTGAAGCGGCGCGCATGGACCACTGCGGCCATTTCCGGCTGCTGTGGAAGGTTCTGCTGCCCATCTCCATGCCCACGGTCGTGGCGTTTTCCATGATCACCATTGTGAATGAATGGAACCAGTACCTCTGGCCATTCCTGATGGCGGAGACCGAAGCCTCGGCGACCCTGCCGATCGGTCTGACCATGCTGCAGAACAACGAGGGCGTGTCCAACTGGGGTCCGGTCATGGCGGCCACCATCATGACCATGCTTCCCGTTCTGGTCATGTTTCTGGCTCTGCAGCAGTACATGATCAAGGGCCTGATCTCAGGTGCCGTCAAGGGTTAAGACACCACCTAAAGACACCACCTTAAAAACCCACTTCCCGGGGGATATCTCCCCATGCATCACCTCATCCGTTTTTAGAAAGGTCAATGAACCATGTCTTTCAATCCACACCTCAGCCGTCGTCATTTCCTCGCTGCCGTCGGTGTCGCTGGTGCCGGCGCCACCTTGGCAGCCTGTGCAGGAACCGGAGACAGCTCCGAAACCACCACCGGCGCTGAGGGCGAGACCAACACCATTGTTTGGTGGTCTAACCACCCGGGTAACTCCAAGGACGTGGAGTTGGAACTGATTTCCCGTTTCGAGGCTGAGAACCCTGACCTGAAGGTGCAGCTGGTTGATGCCGGTGCCAACTACGGTGAGGTCTCCCAGAAGTTCAACGCAGCTCTGTCCGGCGGCGATCTGCCTGATCTGGTGGTTCTTTCTGATACCGAGTGGTTCAACTTCGCTCTCAACGGTGCAACCGTCAATATTGATGAGGTTGCTGCCCGCAACAACGTCGATACCTCTTCCTATGTGGAATCCTTGTACAACGACTATGAGCACAACGGTGGCCACTATGGTCTACCGTTTGCCCGTTCCACCACGCTGTTCTACTACAACAAGGATCTCTGGTCCCAGGCAGGTCTTCCAGACCGTGGCCCTGAGTCCTGGGAGGAGTTTTCCGAGTGGGGTCCACAGCTGCAGGACGCAATTGACGGCAATGGTCGTGCACTTGGTTGGGGCGACGCCACCAACTACCTGTCCTGGACTTTCGAGGGCCCGATGTGGTCCCTCGGTGGCAACTATTCCGTGGGCTGGGAGTCCCGCCTGACCACCCCGGAGACCATCCGCACCGTCGAGTGGCTGAAGTCCACCGTTGATGAGGGCTGGGCAACCGTGTCCACTGACCTCACCAACGAGTTCGCCACCGGACTCATCGGTTCCTGCATCCAGTCCACCGGCA is a window from the Corynebacterium faecale genome containing:
- a CDS encoding carbohydrate ABC transporter permease, coding for MSTTLLEPEVDELRKKAKRSRRNEWWLAAALLAPNLLLLALFTYRPLLDNFRLSFFSWNISSPTSTFIGLDNYIEFFTRADTVQVLLNTLIFTVFAVAGSMFFGLVLAMLLDQKLKGRNFVRSMVFAPFVISGAAIGVAFQFVFDPNFGLVQDLLGRVGVDSPQFYQNPTWALFMVTFTFVWKNLGYSFVIYLAALQGLNRDLAEAAAVDGASAWTRFWRVTLPQLRPTTFFLSITVMLSSVQVFDIIHTMTRGGPLGNGTTTLVYQVYTETFTNYRAGYGATIATILFLLLLIITVIQVRYMDKGARK
- a CDS encoding carbohydrate ABC transporter permease — encoded protein: MVDSDRSPLIKLMGYVGMIIAVLFIGLPLVFIVLTSFKQQSEIYTQPVTWLPGQFNFDNYTNVFQRVPFLDYFRNSVLITIILCAIKIVLGIISAYALAILRFPGRNLVFLLVISALMVPSEVTVISNYALVSQLGWRDTYQGIIVPLAGIAFGTFLMRNHFMSIPHELIEAARMDHCGHFRLLWKVLLPISMPTVVAFSMITIVNEWNQYLWPFLMAETEASATLPIGLTMLQNNEGVSNWGPVMAATIMTMLPVLVMFLALQQYMIKGLISGAVKG
- a CDS encoding ABC transporter substrate-binding protein; this translates as MSFNPHLSRRHFLAAVGVAGAGATLAACAGTGDSSETTTGAEGETNTIVWWSNHPGNSKDVELELISRFEAENPDLKVQLVDAGANYGEVSQKFNAALSGGDLPDLVVLSDTEWFNFALNGATVNIDEVAARNNVDTSSYVESLYNDYEHNGGHYGLPFARSTTLFYYNKDLWSQAGLPDRGPESWEEFSEWGPQLQDAIDGNGRALGWGDATNYLSWTFEGPMWSLGGNYSVGWESRLTTPETIRTVEWLKSTVDEGWATVSTDLTNEFATGLIGSCIQSTGSLSSVAEAATFDWGVAPLPNPTGEGACPTGGAGLGIPANISEERQDNALRFIDFITNAANTGYWSRETGYVPVRKDAADDAEHKAFLDENPAFNVAVEQLPDTRVQDNFRVLLPNGDRTIGDALERICLTGADIDVTLAETEERLNTIYKRDIEPLL